The Streptomyces sp. CC0208 genome window below encodes:
- a CDS encoding serine hydrolase, producing MTRGISRYTKWIATGALAACVAAAAPAAAATAPAVSCTSAKAGLADKLKRDITSALANRSGTVAVGLYDRTTKTTCTLRSSTAYDSASVVKVTVLATLLWDAKKHNRYLTDTETTLAKAMITKSDNDATSKLWRQLGLTKIKGFLAAAGMTQTKPGANNYWGLTQITVTDEQKLLKLVTAKNTVLSDNSRAYILKLMGQVISSQRWGTPYGAGSGIAWHVKNGWLQRSTHGWRVHSVGTFTGGGHDYMITVLTHGNSTMNYGITTIQGVSKVIHRDLAAS from the coding sequence ATGACACGGGGGATATCGAGATACACGAAATGGATCGCGACGGGCGCGCTGGCCGCGTGCGTCGCCGCCGCCGCTCCGGCCGCCGCCGCGACCGCACCGGCCGTCAGCTGCACGTCCGCCAAGGCGGGCCTCGCCGACAAACTCAAGCGGGACATCACGTCCGCCCTCGCCAACCGCTCCGGCACCGTCGCCGTGGGCCTCTACGACCGTACGACCAAGACCACCTGCACCCTGCGTTCCTCCACCGCCTACGACTCGGCGAGCGTGGTCAAGGTGACCGTCCTCGCCACGCTTTTGTGGGACGCGAAGAAGCACAACAGGTATCTGACCGACACCGAGACCACGCTCGCCAAGGCCATGATCACCAAGTCGGACAACGACGCGACCAGCAAGCTGTGGCGGCAGCTCGGCCTGACCAAGATCAAGGGCTTCCTCGCCGCGGCCGGCATGACCCAGACCAAGCCGGGGGCGAACAACTACTGGGGCCTGACCCAGATCACCGTCACCGACGAGCAGAAGCTGCTCAAGCTGGTCACCGCGAAGAACACGGTCCTGAGCGACAACTCACGTGCCTACATCCTCAAGTTGATGGGCCAGGTCATCTCGTCGCAGCGTTGGGGCACCCCGTACGGCGCCGGGTCGGGCATCGCCTGGCACGTCAAGAACGGCTGGCTCCAGCGCTCCACCCACGGCTGGCGGGTGCACAGCGTCGGCACCTTCACGGGCGGCGGCCACGACTACATGATCACGGTGCTCACGCACGGCAACAGCACCATGAACTACGGCATCACCACGATCCAGGGCGTCTCCAAGGTCATCCACCGGGACCTCGCGGCGAGCTGA
- a CDS encoding glycosyltransferase family 39 protein produces the protein MTSATDPHSPTETVSADWPPPALTAAPPDKAPRWSLPALLAILVLAGVLYGWNLSGNSLNSFYSAAVYSGTQSWKAWFFGSLDAGNFLTVDKPPFALMIMGLSCRVFGFGTWQMMLPETAAALGTIWILHTSVKRVFGHAAAALAALVLALTPITVAINRDNNPDTILVLLMVGGAALALRAVRTDRLLPLIGSAVLFGLAFNTKMLQGYIALPAVFAVYVYASKLGWKKKAVNLALAAVALAVSSFWWATAVSLVPADERPYIGGSTDGSAWNLIMGYNGLGRVLGGEGNGGGGGGGGGGTFAGTAGIGRMFNEILGGQISWLIPFAFLALVAGLLLCGRAPRTDLTRAALVLWGGWLVLHYLTFAMAEGTMHPYYTTALAPGIAALTGAGGVMLWRAFRSGDVRWSWVLPAGLAVTGVWAIVLLRRATGWNTWLWPVVGVVMALAIVGLFVFRTAASGTRLRLLGVSVAAAVVAALAGPTAYAASPAFSATIGGMGGTNPTAGPSTGGGMGGPGGGGGRGGFGDQLPGGTRQGSGQGDGELPGGDSGNGGGNGQMQPGGGNGELPQGGAPGGTNGEFPGGGTPPDGTGTGSGSARGGPGGGGGMGGSVDSALVSYLEKHQDGAKWLLAVSNSQSAGQLILSTHKPVISMWGFTGTDRAMTLTRLKELVKKGELHYVQLGGGGMGGNSSLSQEITSWVQKNGTAVKESDYSTGSSSSQSSQSNSTSTIYRLDPSDVG, from the coding sequence GTGACATCTGCCACCGATCCCCACTCCCCCACCGAGACCGTGTCCGCCGACTGGCCACCACCGGCCCTCACCGCGGCACCCCCGGACAAGGCGCCACGCTGGTCGCTGCCCGCCCTGCTCGCGATCCTGGTGCTGGCCGGCGTCCTGTACGGCTGGAATCTGAGCGGAAACAGCCTCAACAGCTTCTACAGCGCCGCGGTCTACAGCGGTACGCAGAGCTGGAAGGCCTGGTTCTTCGGGTCGCTCGACGCGGGGAACTTCCTCACCGTCGACAAGCCGCCGTTCGCCCTGATGATCATGGGGCTGTCGTGCCGCGTCTTCGGCTTCGGCACCTGGCAGATGATGCTGCCCGAGACAGCGGCCGCCCTCGGCACCATCTGGATCCTGCACACCTCCGTGAAGCGGGTGTTCGGGCACGCGGCGGCCGCGCTCGCCGCGCTCGTCCTCGCGCTCACCCCGATCACCGTCGCGATCAACCGGGACAACAACCCCGACACGATCCTGGTACTGCTCATGGTGGGCGGCGCGGCCCTCGCGCTGCGCGCTGTGCGCACCGACAGGCTGCTGCCGCTGATCGGCTCCGCGGTCCTGTTCGGACTCGCCTTCAACACCAAGATGCTCCAGGGCTACATCGCCCTGCCGGCCGTCTTCGCCGTGTACGTGTACGCCTCGAAGCTCGGCTGGAAGAAGAAGGCCGTCAACCTGGCCCTCGCGGCGGTGGCGTTGGCGGTCTCCAGCTTCTGGTGGGCGACGGCGGTCTCGCTCGTCCCGGCAGACGAACGGCCCTACATCGGCGGTTCGACGGACGGCTCCGCCTGGAACCTGATCATGGGCTACAACGGCCTGGGCCGGGTCCTCGGCGGCGAGGGCAACGGCGGGGGCGGCGGAGGCGGGGGAGGCGGCACCTTCGCCGGCACCGCGGGCATCGGCCGGATGTTCAACGAGATCCTCGGCGGCCAGATCTCCTGGCTGATCCCCTTCGCCTTCCTCGCGCTCGTCGCCGGCCTGTTGCTGTGCGGCCGCGCCCCGCGCACCGACCTGACCCGGGCGGCGCTCGTCCTGTGGGGCGGCTGGCTGGTGCTGCACTACCTGACCTTCGCGATGGCCGAGGGCACCATGCATCCCTACTACACGACCGCGCTCGCCCCGGGCATCGCGGCGCTGACCGGCGCGGGCGGTGTCATGCTGTGGCGCGCCTTCCGCAGCGGTGACGTCCGGTGGTCCTGGGTGCTGCCGGCCGGGCTCGCGGTCACCGGCGTCTGGGCGATCGTGCTGCTGCGCCGGGCCACCGGCTGGAACACCTGGCTGTGGCCGGTCGTCGGCGTGGTCATGGCCCTCGCGATCGTGGGCCTGTTCGTCTTCCGTACGGCGGCCTCGGGGACGAGGCTCCGGCTGCTCGGGGTGTCGGTCGCCGCGGCGGTCGTGGCGGCCCTCGCGGGTCCGACGGCGTACGCCGCCTCGCCGGCCTTCTCCGCCACCATCGGCGGGATGGGCGGCACCAACCCGACGGCGGGTCCGTCGACCGGGGGCGGCATGGGCGGTCCCGGCGGCGGGGGTGGCCGAGGTGGCTTCGGCGACCAGCTGCCAGGCGGCACCCGGCAGGGCAGCGGCCAGGGGGACGGGGAACTCCCCGGCGGCGACAGCGGCAACGGTGGTGGCAACGGCCAGATGCAGCCCGGTGGCGGCAACGGTGAACTCCCGCAGGGCGGCGCGCCGGGCGGCACGAACGGGGAGTTCCCGGGCGGCGGCACACCTCCCGACGGCACAGGCACCGGCAGCGGCAGCGCGAGGGGCGGCCCCGGCGGTGGCGGCGGCATGGGCGGCAGCGTCGACAGCGCGCTGGTCTCGTACCTGGAGAAGCACCAGGACGGTGCCAAGTGGCTGCTCGCGGTGTCCAATTCGCAGAGTGCCGGCCAGCTGATCCTCAGCACCCACAAGCCCGTCATCTCCATGTGGGGCTTCACCGGCACCGACCGGGCGATGACCCTGACCCGGCTCAAGGAGCTGGTGAAGAAGGGCGAGTTGCACTACGTCCAGCTCGGCGGCGGTGGCATGGGCGGCAACAGCAGCCTCAGCCAGGAGATCACGAGCTGGGTGCAGAAGAACGGCACGGCGGTGAAGGAGAGCGACTACAGCACGGGCAGCTCTTCTTCGCAGAGCAGCCAGTCGAACAGCACCTCGACGATCTACCGACTGGACCCCTCGGACGTCGGCTGA